The Drosophila mauritiana strain mau12 chromosome 2R, ASM438214v1, whole genome shotgun sequence genome has a segment encoding these proteins:
- the LOC117137733 gene encoding FAS-associated factor 1 isoform X1, which produces MSENKQETLTSFQSITGIDDVGEAFSHLEAADWNLVEALSRVIPHEDAPLTSPHPILLPEQPVRNPVESTNGFRPPGYDEMPGTSNASAFFAAALQNQNQNLNLNQPHIQQRFPTSQLLAQLTSSINLDPASSQNNNQNVITFNIHFNQQLYQLRLPSEATVEQLKRKIFAETSVPVCRQAIRGWPPSKASDAQQLGTRLCNLDLSPENELILVDLTEDGFMDTEQDEVAQRVDKDFTIFIQFESDPPLTLSLPGRMTVQEVKMNVFDIKSIPVRHQEWTGWPNGCDNDTTLAQSGIGLSHRFAVRSTERTAPTNSNQHNAFDVVTVDSESSTDEFEDATDFNNAEYIFTDSPPAQPPNRHLIPNDTDDEISGSTQFVENYKARYGEPCPEFFVGSLENAKQLACLRSAKERKLLAIYLHHGKSILINVFCDQLMKHESIIQTFKEKFVLYGWDMTYESNKDMFLSSLTACVSSNASLTARNIKLDKLPAIMLVGKSRQLGSNCEVLSVIHGNIGLDDLLSRLIETCEMFEEQLQVEIRQEDERAARDQVKAEQDMAYQETLQADMAKDAAKRQKEAAQLAERKRMESERAEEDARRESIRLVAQQSLPQEPSEQETGTSKIRVRKPTGDFLERRFFTNNNLQDLLNFVTANGFLIEEYKLISSWPRRDLTAIESSQTLESLKLYPQETVILEER; this is translated from the exons ATGTCGGAGAACAAGCAAGAGACCTTGACCAGTTTTCAG AGCATTACGGGCATCGACGATGTGGGCGAGGCCTTTTCCCACTTGGAGGCCGCTGACTGGAACCTGGTG GAGGCTCTGAGTCGGGTGATCCCGCACGAGGATGCGCCGCTGACCAGTCCCCATCCTATCCTATTGCCAGAGCAACCGGTCAGGAATCCCGTAGAGAGCACGAACGGCTTCCGTCCGCCTGGCTATGATGAGATGCCCGGGACCTCGAACGCGTCCGCTTTCTTTGCGGCCGCCCTGCAAAACCAGAACCAAAACCTAAACCTAAATCAGCCGCACATCCAGCAAAGATTTCCAA CGTCACAATTGCTAGCCCAGCTGACGTCCAGTATCAACCTGGACCCCGCGTCCagccaaaacaacaaccagaACGTGATCACCTTCAACATCCACTTTAACCAGCAACTCTACCAGCTCCGTTTACCATCGGAGGCCACAGTTG AACAACTTAAACGAAAAATTTTTGCCGAGACAAGTGTGCCTGTGTGCAGGCAAGCCATTCGCGGCTGGCCACCCTCCAAAGCCAGCGATGCACAGCAGCTGGGCACGCGTTTATGCAACCTAGATCTCTCCCCGGAGAACGAACTGATCCTGGTGGACCTCACCGAGGACGGTTTCATGGACACCGAACA GGATGAAGTGGCGCAGCGCGTGGACAAGGACTTCACCATTTTCATACAGTTCGAATCGGACCCGCCACTCACTCTTAGCCTGCCAGGACGTATGACAGTGCAAGAGGTAAAGATGAACGTGTTCGACATCAAGAGCATACCAGTGCGCCACCAGGAGTGGACCGGCTGGCCCAACGGTTGTGACAATGACACCACTCTGGCG CAATCTGGCATTGGGCTGTCGCATAGATTCGCTGTTCGCAGCACGGAGCGTACAGCGCCAACAAATTCCAACCAGCACAACGCATTCGATGTGGTGACCGTGGACAGTGAGAGCTCGACAGATGAGTTCGAGGATGCCACAGACTTTAACAACGCCGAGTACATATTCACTGACTCGCCACCCGCTCAGCCCCCCAACAGACACTTAA TTCCAAACGACACGGATGATGAGATAAGTGGCTCCACGCAGTTTGTCGAGAACTACAAGGCGCGTTATGGCGAGCCCTGTCCCGAATTTTTTGTGGGCAGCCTTGAAAACGCCAAGCAGCTGGCCTGCCTTCGATCCGCCAAGGAG CGCAAGCTGTTGGCCATTTACTTGCATCACGGCAAGAGCATTCTCATCAACGTTTTCTGTGATCAACTGATGAAACATGAGAGCATTATCCAAACTTTCAAAGAGAAGTTCGTTTTATATGGCTGGGATATGACCTACGAGAGCAACAAGGACAT GTTTCTCTCCTCGTTGACGGCCTGCGTTAGCAGCAACGCCTCTCTGACGGCCAGAAACATTAAATTGGACAAGCTGCCAGCCATTATGTTGGTGGGAAAAAGCCGCCAGCTGGGCAGCAATTGCGAAGTTTTATCTGTGATTCATG GTAACATTGGTCTGGATGACTTGCTTTCGAGGCTCATTGAAACCTGCGAAATGTTTGAAGAGCAGCTGCAGGTGGAAATACGGCAAGAGGACGAACGCGCTGCCCGTGATCAGGTGAAGGCAGAGCAGGACATGGCCTATCAGGAAACTTTGCAAGCCGACATGGCTAAGGATGCGGCAAAGCGGCAGAAGGAGGCTGCCCAATTGGCCGAGCGAAAACGAATGGAGTCCGAGCGGGCCGAAGAAGATGCTAGACGCGAGTCCATTAGATTAGTT GCTCAACAATCCCTACCTCAGGAGCCGTCCGAACAGGAAACGGGGACTTCAAAGATTCGAGTGCGTAAGCCCACTGGTGATTTCCTGGAGCGGCGCTTCTTCACCAACAACAACCTACAG GATCTGCTCAACTTTGTGACGGCCAATGGTTTCCTCATCGAGGAGTACAAACTAATCAGCAGCTGGCCGCGGCGGGATCTCACGGCCATCGAGAGTAGCCAAACATTGGAGTCGCTCAAGCTGTATCCGCAGGAAACGGTCATCCTGGAGGAGCGATGA
- the LOC117137733 gene encoding FAS-associated factor 1 isoform X2: MSENKQETLTSFQSITGIDDVGEAFSHLEAADWNLVEALSRVIPHEDAPLTSPHPILLPEQPVRNPVESTNGFRPPGYDEMPGTSNASAFFAAALQNQNQNLNLNQPHIQQRFPTQLTSSINLDPASSQNNNQNVITFNIHFNQQLYQLRLPSEATVEQLKRKIFAETSVPVCRQAIRGWPPSKASDAQQLGTRLCNLDLSPENELILVDLTEDGFMDTEQDEVAQRVDKDFTIFIQFESDPPLTLSLPGRMTVQEVKMNVFDIKSIPVRHQEWTGWPNGCDNDTTLAQSGIGLSHRFAVRSTERTAPTNSNQHNAFDVVTVDSESSTDEFEDATDFNNAEYIFTDSPPAQPPNRHLIPNDTDDEISGSTQFVENYKARYGEPCPEFFVGSLENAKQLACLRSAKERKLLAIYLHHGKSILINVFCDQLMKHESIIQTFKEKFVLYGWDMTYESNKDMFLSSLTACVSSNASLTARNIKLDKLPAIMLVGKSRQLGSNCEVLSVIHGNIGLDDLLSRLIETCEMFEEQLQVEIRQEDERAARDQVKAEQDMAYQETLQADMAKDAAKRQKEAAQLAERKRMESERAEEDARRESIRLVAQQSLPQEPSEQETGTSKIRVRKPTGDFLERRFFTNNNLQDLLNFVTANGFLIEEYKLISSWPRRDLTAIESSQTLESLKLYPQETVILEER, from the exons ATGTCGGAGAACAAGCAAGAGACCTTGACCAGTTTTCAG AGCATTACGGGCATCGACGATGTGGGCGAGGCCTTTTCCCACTTGGAGGCCGCTGACTGGAACCTGGTG GAGGCTCTGAGTCGGGTGATCCCGCACGAGGATGCGCCGCTGACCAGTCCCCATCCTATCCTATTGCCAGAGCAACCGGTCAGGAATCCCGTAGAGAGCACGAACGGCTTCCGTCCGCCTGGCTATGATGAGATGCCCGGGACCTCGAACGCGTCCGCTTTCTTTGCGGCCGCCCTGCAAAACCAGAACCAAAACCTAAACCTAAATCAGCCGCACATCCAGCAAAGATTTCCAA CCCAGCTGACGTCCAGTATCAACCTGGACCCCGCGTCCagccaaaacaacaaccagaACGTGATCACCTTCAACATCCACTTTAACCAGCAACTCTACCAGCTCCGTTTACCATCGGAGGCCACAGTTG AACAACTTAAACGAAAAATTTTTGCCGAGACAAGTGTGCCTGTGTGCAGGCAAGCCATTCGCGGCTGGCCACCCTCCAAAGCCAGCGATGCACAGCAGCTGGGCACGCGTTTATGCAACCTAGATCTCTCCCCGGAGAACGAACTGATCCTGGTGGACCTCACCGAGGACGGTTTCATGGACACCGAACA GGATGAAGTGGCGCAGCGCGTGGACAAGGACTTCACCATTTTCATACAGTTCGAATCGGACCCGCCACTCACTCTTAGCCTGCCAGGACGTATGACAGTGCAAGAGGTAAAGATGAACGTGTTCGACATCAAGAGCATACCAGTGCGCCACCAGGAGTGGACCGGCTGGCCCAACGGTTGTGACAATGACACCACTCTGGCG CAATCTGGCATTGGGCTGTCGCATAGATTCGCTGTTCGCAGCACGGAGCGTACAGCGCCAACAAATTCCAACCAGCACAACGCATTCGATGTGGTGACCGTGGACAGTGAGAGCTCGACAGATGAGTTCGAGGATGCCACAGACTTTAACAACGCCGAGTACATATTCACTGACTCGCCACCCGCTCAGCCCCCCAACAGACACTTAA TTCCAAACGACACGGATGATGAGATAAGTGGCTCCACGCAGTTTGTCGAGAACTACAAGGCGCGTTATGGCGAGCCCTGTCCCGAATTTTTTGTGGGCAGCCTTGAAAACGCCAAGCAGCTGGCCTGCCTTCGATCCGCCAAGGAG CGCAAGCTGTTGGCCATTTACTTGCATCACGGCAAGAGCATTCTCATCAACGTTTTCTGTGATCAACTGATGAAACATGAGAGCATTATCCAAACTTTCAAAGAGAAGTTCGTTTTATATGGCTGGGATATGACCTACGAGAGCAACAAGGACAT GTTTCTCTCCTCGTTGACGGCCTGCGTTAGCAGCAACGCCTCTCTGACGGCCAGAAACATTAAATTGGACAAGCTGCCAGCCATTATGTTGGTGGGAAAAAGCCGCCAGCTGGGCAGCAATTGCGAAGTTTTATCTGTGATTCATG GTAACATTGGTCTGGATGACTTGCTTTCGAGGCTCATTGAAACCTGCGAAATGTTTGAAGAGCAGCTGCAGGTGGAAATACGGCAAGAGGACGAACGCGCTGCCCGTGATCAGGTGAAGGCAGAGCAGGACATGGCCTATCAGGAAACTTTGCAAGCCGACATGGCTAAGGATGCGGCAAAGCGGCAGAAGGAGGCTGCCCAATTGGCCGAGCGAAAACGAATGGAGTCCGAGCGGGCCGAAGAAGATGCTAGACGCGAGTCCATTAGATTAGTT GCTCAACAATCCCTACCTCAGGAGCCGTCCGAACAGGAAACGGGGACTTCAAAGATTCGAGTGCGTAAGCCCACTGGTGATTTCCTGGAGCGGCGCTTCTTCACCAACAACAACCTACAG GATCTGCTCAACTTTGTGACGGCCAATGGTTTCCTCATCGAGGAGTACAAACTAATCAGCAGCTGGCCGCGGCGGGATCTCACGGCCATCGAGAGTAGCCAAACATTGGAGTCGCTCAAGCTGTATCCGCAGGAAACGGTCATCCTGGAGGAGCGATGA